The Trueperaceae bacterium genomic interval GCCTCTCGGGGCGTGAGAGCGACGCCGAGCGGCTCACGGCCCTCGACGAGTACGTCATCGAGTACTCGCTCATCAAGGTGTACGGCTCCGAGATACTCGACGAGATCATCGACGAGACCCTCCAGACGTTCGGCGGCAACGGTTACAGCGCCGAGTACCCGGTGGAGCTCGCCTACCGCAACTCTCGCATCAACAGGATCTTCGAGGGGACCAACGAGATCAATCGCCTGCTGGTGAGCGGTCAGCTGCTCAAGCGGGCGCTCCAGGGACGGCTCGACCTGATGGAGAGTGGGCAGGCGGCGCTGCAGGGGAAGCGGGCACCGGCCCCAGATGTGCCGGGCGAGCTCGCCGATGCCGCACTCGCGGTGGAGGGGATGAAGCGCGCGGCCCTGCTGGTAGCGACCGCGGCAGCCCTCACCTACGGCGAGAAGCTCGAGGGACAGCAGGAGGTGCTCGCCAGGGCCGCCGACATGGTGGCGCTCACCTACCTCGCTGAGTCGGGACTCCTTCGGGCAGAGAGGCTGCTGCACTCCGCGCCGGGCGTTGAGCGTTCGCGGCGAAGCGTGTTGCTGGCCCGCGCCTACGCCTTCAGCGCCGTCGATCGCGCCCGCATCCTGGCTGCCGAAGCGCTCCGCCGCATCCCGGGCGGAGTAGATCACCGGCAGGCCCTGGCGGCGCACCTGCCCGAGCACGCGGTCGACGTGATCGGCCTGCACCGCGAGGCCGCCGGCGCCGCGTTCGAACGTGACGGCTATCCTCTGGGCTGAGCCCGGCCGGGCCCTGCCTCCCCACTGTCGCCCCGCTGCTCCTCGAGTCCGCCGCTTCGAACGAGGGCCCAGACTTGAGTCGTCGGCACCGAAAGCGCCGATACCGCTTCGTATCCTTGACTCATGCCGGCATACCTCAACGCCGTGGCTTCGGCCGTGCCGTCGACCAGCTACAGCCAGGACCAGATCCTCGAGGTGATGAAGGCGTGGCACGGCGAGGATCGCCGCGTGCAGAGGCTGCTGAACGGCATCTACCGCGCCTCCGCCATCGAGAGACGCCACAGTGTGTTGAGCGACTTCCTGCCGGGCGACCCGGGCGGTTTCTTCTACGACCCGCGGGGGGAGCGCTTCCTCGTGCCGAGCACCGGCGAACGGAACAGGCGCTACCAGCAGGAGGCGGGCCGGCTCGCAGGTTGCGCCGCCAGCGAGGCGATGAGCCGGACCCAGCAGTTCGGTCCTGACTCCATCACCCACCTTGTGACGGCCTCCTGCACCGGTTTCTTCGCTCCCGGCCCCGACATCGAGCTGGTCGACTCGCTGCGGCTCTCACCCGGCGTCGAGCGTTACCACCTGGGCTTCATGGGGTGCTACGCCGCATTCCCGGCGCTCCGCATGGCGCGGTCGATCTGCCTGGCCGACCCAGACGCGGTGGTCCTGGTGGTTGCCCTGGAGCTGTGCACGCTCCATCTGCAGGCGTCGCGCGACGCCGACAGTCTCCTCGCTGCGTCGGTGTTCGCCGATGGCTGCGCCGCGGCGCTGGTGAGCGGCAGGGAGCCCGAGACCGGCTTCAGGCTCGACCGGTTCGGCAGCGCCCTCGCGCGCGAGCGGTCCGGCGAGATGGCCTGGACGATAGGCGACAGCGGCTTCGAGATGGTGCTGTCGAGCAAGTTGCCGCTGGCCGTCGAAGAGGTCGTCGGCGGGGCGGTGGCCGAGCTGCTCGACGGGGACGACCCGCGGTCGGTGGAGGAGTGGGCCGTGCACCCAGGGGGCAGGG includes:
- a CDS encoding type III polyketide synthase encodes the protein MPAYLNAVASAVPSTSYSQDQILEVMKAWHGEDRRVQRLLNGIYRASAIERRHSVLSDFLPGDPGGFFYDPRGERFLVPSTGERNRRYQQEAGRLAGCAASEAMSRTQQFGPDSITHLVTASCTGFFAPGPDIELVDSLRLSPGVERYHLGFMGCYAAFPALRMARSICLADPDAVVLVVALELCTLHLQASRDADSLLAASVFADGCAAALVSGREPETGFRLDRFGSALARERSGEMAWTIGDSGFEMVLSSKLPLAVEEVVGGAVAELLDGDDPRSVEEWAVHPGGRAILDRVEGALCLGPGALWASRQVLASYGNMSSATVMFVLERLLAAESGGEGRTVALAFGPGLSVESALFTRTG